Proteins encoded by one window of Candidatus Latescibacter sp.:
- a CDS encoding radical SAM protein: protein MKIFISYPPLEGRGTPMLGQNRQFQWFHNPSFIYPMAAASAATLLASKGHEVTWDDGIAFRWSAEKWWERLLAARPDMVAMETKTPVVKQHWKIAARIKEALPKTVVALMGDHVTALPEETMKNCPCDYVITGGDFDFLLASIVDHITAGTALEPGIWYRENGEIRNTGCFKLGHDLNELPLIDRELTCWRLYGEPLYKREPFTYTMVGRDCPWAKCTFCSWTTLFPTFRTRTPEKLLDEIGILIEKYGVREIFDDTGTFPSGKWLERFCKGMIRRGYHRKIRLSCNFRFDYLARERAALMREAGFRLLKLGLESANQATLDRLKKGTRVEEIEQGCRIAKEAGLEVHLTIMVGYPWETREDAERTLGLARRLMRNGLADMLQSTVTVPYPGTPLYREAVENGWLRFGPAEYERFDMSQPVFTTPDMTPEEVTEMCNSIYRSFLTPRYVLRYLLSIRSWSDFKFIAKGAKAVIGHLMDFSWKKSRRETE, encoded by the coding sequence ATGAAAATATTCATCAGCTATCCACCGCTGGAGGGCCGTGGAACCCCCATGCTGGGGCAGAACCGTCAGTTCCAGTGGTTCCATAACCCCTCATTCATCTATCCCATGGCAGCAGCGTCCGCGGCCACTCTTCTCGCCTCGAAAGGGCACGAAGTAACCTGGGATGACGGCATCGCTTTCCGGTGGTCCGCCGAAAAATGGTGGGAGCGGCTCCTTGCCGCCCGGCCTGACATGGTCGCCATGGAAACCAAGACCCCTGTGGTGAAACAGCACTGGAAGATCGCCGCCCGTATAAAAGAGGCGCTCCCGAAAACCGTTGTGGCGCTCATGGGCGACCATGTCACCGCGCTCCCGGAAGAGACTATGAAAAATTGCCCTTGCGATTATGTGATAACCGGGGGGGACTTCGATTTCCTACTCGCCAGCATAGTCGATCACATAACCGCCGGGACGGCGCTCGAACCGGGAATCTGGTACCGCGAGAACGGCGAAATCCGTAACACCGGCTGCTTCAAGCTGGGTCACGACCTGAACGAGCTTCCCCTGATCGACCGCGAGCTCACCTGCTGGCGGCTCTACGGCGAACCGCTCTACAAGCGCGAACCGTTCACCTATACCATGGTGGGAAGGGACTGCCCCTGGGCCAAATGCACTTTTTGCTCCTGGACGACGCTCTTCCCGACTTTCCGCACCCGTACGCCGGAAAAGCTCCTGGACGAGATCGGCATACTCATCGAGAAGTACGGTGTACGGGAAATCTTCGACGACACCGGGACATTCCCTTCCGGGAAATGGCTGGAGCGGTTCTGCAAGGGCATGATCCGGCGGGGCTACCACCGTAAAATCCGCCTGTCCTGCAATTTCCGGTTCGATTACCTCGCCCGGGAACGGGCGGCGCTCATGCGGGAAGCCGGATTCCGCCTGCTGAAACTGGGGCTGGAATCGGCGAACCAGGCCACCCTCGACCGTCTGAAAAAAGGCACCCGGGTCGAGGAGATCGAACAGGGCTGCCGTATTGCCAAGGAGGCGGGGCTGGAGGTGCATCTCACCATCATGGTGGGTTATCCCTGGGAAACGCGGGAGGACGCAGAGCGCACCCTCGGCCTGGCAAGGAGGCTCATGCGGAACGGCCTCGCAGATATGCTGCAATCCACGGTTACTGTGCCATATCCCGGAACGCCTCTTTACCGTGAGGCGGTCGAGAACGGCTGGCTGCGCTTCGGCCCGGCAGAGTACGAGCGTTTCGATATGTCCCAGCCGGTGTTCACCACCCCGGATATGACCCCGGAGGAGGTCACCGAGATGTGTAATTCCATCTACCGCTCGTTTCTCACTCCACGCTATGTGCTCCGTTATCTCCTGAGTATCCGCTCCTGGTCAGATTTCAAATTTATCGCGAAAGGAGCAAAGGCGGTGATCGGGCATCTGATGGATTTCAGTTGGAAAAAAAGCCGGAGAGAGACAGAGTGA